Below is a window of Streptomyces sp. ITFR-16 DNA.
GGCGCGGCCGGGGGTCCGTACGGCGGGGCCGGGGGCAGGGGGGTGGTTGCCGGGTCCGGTGCGGGGGAGGCCGGCTGCTGCTGCGTGGCCGTCGTGTCCGGGTGCGGCGGGGCGGCGGGAGCGCCCTCGGGGTGCCCCTGCGGAGCGTCGGCCGGCACTGGAGGTGCGGACGGAACGGACGGGGCGGCCTCGGCCGCGGTGCCCTCGTTGCCCTCGTTCTCTGTGCTCACAGCTCTTTACTCCTCGGTTCCACATCATGATTCGGCAAGAGATCCGCTGTGTACGTGTCCGCAGTCAGCTTTTCCCACGGCACGTCAGGCCACTGTAAGCAGGACCTGTGCATCCGCGCACGGGCCCTTACATCGGACAAAACGGTCCCACGCCTTCAGGTGTACGCACCCATGGTCTCGCGGTGACACCATGGCGCGGGTGACCCAAGCACGGCAGCAGCGCCCCAGTCAGCATCCCATTCAGGTCATCGCGCACCGGGGCGCGTCCGACGACGCCCCCGAGCACACCCTGGCCGCCTACCGCAAGGCGATCGAGGACGGTGCGGACGCCCTGGAGTGCGACGTGCGGCTCACGGCCGACGGCCACCTCGTCTGCGTGCACGACCGCCGGGTGAACCGCACCTCCAACGGCCGCGGCGCGGTGTCCGCGCTCGAACTCAACGAGCTCGCCGCCCTCGACTTCGGCTCCTGGAAGGACCGGGAGGAGACGGAGTCCCCGGACTGGGATCCGGTGCCGGGCGAGCTGACCTCCGTACTCACCCTGGAACGGCTCCTCGAACTCCTCGTCGAGACGAGAGCCGCCGGGCGGCCGCTCCAGCTGGCCATCGAGACCAAGCACCCCACCCGCTGGGCGGGCCAGGTGGAGGAACGGCTGCTCCATCTGCTGAAGCGCTTCGAGCTCGACGCTCCGCCGGGCGACGGCCCCTCGCCGGTCCGCGTCATGAGCTTCTCGGCCCGCTCCCTGCACCGCATCAAGGACGCCGTGCCGGATCTGCCCACCGTCTACCTGATGCAGTTCGTCTCGCCCCGGCTGCGCGACGGACGGCTGCCGGCCGGTGCCCGGATCGCCGGTCCGGGCATGCGGATCGTCCGCAGCCACCCGGGCTACATCGACCGTCTGCACCGCGCCGGACACCGGGCGCACGTCTGGACGGTCAACGAGCCGGAGGACGTCGACCTCTGTGTGCGGCTCGGTGTCGAGGCCATCATCACCAACCGCCCCAAGCAGGTCCTGGCGCAACTGGGACGCTCGTAACATCGGTTACGGGGTGTACACCGGCGCATTCGGGCTGTATTCGATCGTGACGAGTGCGTCACTGGCAGAGCGTTGGCCGGTTTCCGGCGCAGCCCAGGGGGGCATCCACTCCGTGGCGTGGGGCAAAGGAGGTCTCGGGGGTGGCGTTGGTGGTGGCACAGGAAGTGCCCACGTCGTCGAGCATGGCCGTTCCCCATGGCCCTGCGGGCGTGGGGCAGGCGCGGCACCGGATGCGCGAGCAATTGCGCAGCTACGGGGTGCCGGATTCGGTCGTCGACGACGCTGTACTGATTCTTTCCGAACTGCTCAGCAATGCCTGCCGGCACGGCAGGCCGCTGGGCCGGCAGAGCGAAGTGGGGGACGGCGACGTCCGTGCCGCCTGGCGCGTGGACAGAACGGGCGGGCTGACCGTCGAGGTGACGGACGGCGGCGGCCCGACCCGTCCGGTTCCGGCCACTCCGTCGGTGACCGCCCGGGGCGGCCGGGGTCTCAACATCATCAGCGCCCTCGCCGAGAGGTGGGGCGTACGTGACGACTCGTCCGGCGAGGTCACGGTGTGGGTGCTGCTCAACGAGGGGCACGGACACACCGGCGAGCGGCCGGGCGGCGGACGGGGCAACGGCAACGGACGGACAGCCGGGGTGACCGGGCTGCCGGGCGTCCCCGGAGCGGCCGCCGTCCCCGGGCTGGACGGCCTGGACTTCGCCGACGCCTTCGACGACGCGGGCTGACGCGCGCGGCAGGCCGGGGGTGCGCCCGTGCCCGCGGTCCACGGGCGCAGGGCGGCTGTGCGCCGCAGGGCACGAGGGCGGCTAGGCTCGCGGCCCAGACCGCACTGTCGCAATCGGGAGAAAGCCCACCATGGCGAAGAAGCGCCCTCAGACCAAGGCCGGGAAGCAGCAGCTCAAGGACGGCGAGATCCCGGTGGTCGGGGCTCGTGAGCCCTGCCCGTGCGGTTCGGGCCGCCGCTACAAGGCCTGTCACGGCCGGGCCGCCGTCCAGGCCGTGACCGAGCTGGTCCAGCGCCCCTTCGAGGGACTGGCCGGCGAGTGCGACTGGGTCGCGCTGCGCGAGCTGGTGCCCGCCGCCACGGTCGAGCTGACGCTGAAGGACGGACTGCCCGAGGGCGTGCCGTCGGTGACGCTGGCGACCGTCCTCCCGATGGCGTGGCCCGCGCTGCGCCGCGACGACGGCTCCGTGCTGCTCGCCCTGCAGAACGACACCTCCTCCGGTGACCTCAGCCGCGACCTCGCGGACACCCTGCAGCGGGCGCTGGAGGCCGAGCCGGGCTCGCCCGTCGCCGCCCGGCGCGTGCCGGCCGACGGTCCTCGGCTGCAGGACCTCCTGGACCCCGAGGCGCCCTTCGCGCCCGTGGTGCACTCCGGCTTCGAGTTCTGGGTTCCGGACGCGGAGAACGCCACCACCGAGGTGTCCGCGTCCCTGGAGCGCGCGAACGACGCGGCGATCCCGACCGCCCTGCTCTCCGGGGTGGATGCCGCGTACTGGTGCGAGACGCCGGAGAAGAACCACCTGCGCTGGGTCATGCCGCACCCCGAGGAGCGGCTCCTGGACGCGCTCGCCCGGCTGCACGCCGCCGGCGCCTCGTCGCTCGGCGAGGGGACCCGGCTGGTCGGCTCCTTCCGTGCGCACGGACTGATGGTCCCGGTCTGGGACCTGCCGAGCGCGATGGGGGCGGAGGAGTGCGAGAAGCCCGCCGCCGCGTTCGCCGAGCGGCTCGCGACGGCGCTCGCGTCGGACGCGCCGCTCACCGCCGAGGAGCGGCGGGCACGGGGCGGGCTCACCAACCGCCAAGTGACCCTCAGCTGACAGTGACCATCGGCCGCCCCGTACGGTGACCCGCGTCACAACTTACCGTACTGACAGGTAAGTCGCTGTCCGAATACGCGAGATCGAATTTGCGAACGGCAGATCTCTTGTTACCGTTCTAGAAGCCCGGTCGCTGGTGCATCCCCCGTCGCCAGCGACCGGGCATCCTCATTTCCGGGTACGGCGCGCGCGGCGCGCCAGGCGGCGCACAGGCCGCGCACAGACCTGCCGCAGGTCCCCGGGTGAGCCTGCCTCTCGACCCTCCCCGCACCGGCGGTCCTCGGCGACTGCGGTGCTGGCCCGGCGTCAACCCGGCGCGAGGGAACCCCGGTTGGATGCTTTCGCGCCGTCGCCGACGGGAGCGCGGGGCATCCGATATCGGACAGAAGTCCTCGGCCGAGCCGTTTACCGAATGCCCCGGAAACACATCCCGATGAGATCTTCACCCGCCGGATCAAGATGCCCGCGGAAGGCCTGCCGGAAGGTTCATCAGAAAGCCGTCCAATGAACGGCTTTGCATCGGCAGGCTTTGCATGACGGATCAACAAACACGGATGACGTGCTTAAGCGGAAAAGATATGCCGGAGATCCAGCAGGGACCCGACAGAACTCCATAAGGAAAGTGGCCAAGAAGAACAGATAGAGGCCAAGAACGGACCCGGTCTTCGCCGGGCATCCGTTCAGTGGGTCAGTCTGCTGCCGCCGTCCGGGGCACCCGTACTTGCCTCGACCAGCGCGTCCAGCACCGCCCCCACGTCCGGCAGCCACGGCGAGGCGGCCACCACCGGGCCCCCGCCGTCGCGCCCCGGGCGGGAAACCCGCTCCGGAGCCCGCTCCCACCACACCTGCCCCGTACCGATCTCCGACGGCGGCAGCACGAGATAGCCGCCCTCGCCGTGGAACCGCAGGGAGCTGGGCACCCAGTCCTGGGCGTGCAGCAGCTCCCCGAGCCGTTCGAGGGTGTACGGGGCGACCAGCAGCGACCAGCGGGTCGGCGTCGCCACCACGGGGCCCAGCCGCATGCCCGTCCCGTCGAGCACGGCCAGGGCGCGGGCGCCGGCCACGGCGGGCAGGCTCAGCGCGCAGGGCGCATGCCCGCCCGTGGCGAGCAGCACCGGCGCGGTGGGCCGGTTGGTCCACCACCAGCGCACCATTCTGGCGTCGGTGGTCGCGGCGAGCAGTCCGGGATCGAAGGGGTGCGCGCCGGGTACCGCGCATTCGGGGTCGGGGCAGGCGCAGCCGCGGCCGCGGTCGTCGCGGCCGCCGGCCGGCTGGAGCCCCACTCCGGGGAGGACGGGCCACTGCCATGCGGTGGCGCAGGTGAGGGCCGCGTCGAGCCGGGCGGGCCCGCCCCTGCGGCCGAACCGGAGCTTGCGTCGCCTTCCGAGGATCTCGCGCATAAGCGCTCGTTCCTTTCCGTTGAACGCCGAGGAACCGCATCACACCATGCACGTGTCACATCATGCGTGCGGAGCTTCACTGTGTGTACATGCTCGTCGAGCCTGCGGTACGGGTCGTTCGTCGGTACCGAGCGTGAGCTGTGCTGAGCCGGATCGAGCTGCTTACAGTCGAAATCATGGCGAGTGCAGGGCGCGTACCGCGCCTGCCGTCCGTGCGTCGGGCCTCGCCACTCGGGGGTGGGGCGTGGCCGTCACAAGTGAGGACGTCCGGGCTCGCTGCCAGGTTCCGGAGGCGGTCGGAACCACCCCTGGCCATCCATCGATTTACGTACCCAGCAGGCCCACAATGACGCTCGCCCTGGGACTTCCTCCCAAGGCAAACCCCTGCCGGGCGCACCCAGTCGACCGCAAATAGAGGCCACGGGGTGCATTTTTTGGCCAAGTTTGTTATCACGTGGACACCACAAATCCCGTGGGGACAATGCTGGACATCGCCTTACTTGTGCGTGTACATGTGGATGCACTGGTAGCGGCGCAGAATGACATGGGGGTTTGCGATGCTATTCGACGGAACACACCAGTCGGAAAGCCGACGACCATGAGCGCCCCACACCTGCCGAAAGTGGCTGGAATCGACCCCACAGTTCCGGTTTCGGCGCACACTGCCGAACCTCTCTGCGAGGTGCCCGCCGCCCCCGGCGCCTTCATCCAGGACCGCCTCGCGGGCTGGGTCTCCGACCTCACCACCCTCCATGAGCTCACCGAGCGGCTGGCCGGAACCAGCACCCTCGACGACGCCCTGCACGAGCTGCTCGACGCCGGGGCCGCCCTGGTCGGGGCCCGCCGCGGACTGATCGTCTTCGAACCCTCCGACCGCCGCGGCCCCGTCAGCACGATCGGCCTCGGGCTGGCCCACGCGGAGCTCGGCCAGATCGAGACGGTGCCGCGCAGCGCCACCTCCTACGGCCGCATCCTGGAAGGCCTGCCCACCCCCGAGGGCTCGCTGACCACCCCCGATCTGCTCGGCGACCCCGGTGTGGACCCCCGCAGCCGCGAGGTCGCCGCCCGCCTCGGCTACGCCGCCAGCTACGCCCTGCCGATCACCACCGAGCGCACCGGACGGCTCGCCGCCGCCGTCTGGTTCTACGACGAACCCGCCGAGCCGCTGGAGCGCCAGCGCCATCTCGTCGGCCTGTACGCCGGATACGCCGCCGAGCACCTGGCCCGGCTGCTGGAGCTGGAACGGGCCAGAACGGACGTCGCCACCGTCACCGAGGAGCTGCTGCCCACCCGGCTGCCCCGGATTCCCGGCGTCCAGCTGGCCGTACGCCATCAGCCCGCCCCGCAGGGCGGCAGCGACTGGTACGACGCGCTGGCCCTTCCGGAGGGCGCGCTCGGTCTCGCCGTCGGCTCGGTGAGCGGCTCCGGCCCCAGCGCTCTGGCCGCCATGGGGCGGCTGCGCGCCGGTCTGCGCGCCTACGCGGTGATGGAGGGCGAGGACCCGGTCGCCGTGCTCTCCGACCTCGAACTGCTGCTGCGGCTGACCGAGCCCGCCCGGTCCGCGACCGCGCTCTTCGCCTACTGCGAGCCCGCTGCCCGCAAGATCCTGCTGGCCGGGGCGGGGCACACCCCGCCGCTGGTCATCGGCGACCGGCGCACCGAATACGTCGAGACCTCGCTGTCCGCCCCGCTGAACATGCTGGCCTGCTGGGAGGCGCCCAGCGTGGAGATCGCCCCCGCGCCCGGCGAGACCGTACTGCTCTACACCGACGGTCTGCTGCGCCGGGCCGGTGACTCGATGGACCGGGCCTTCGCCCGGCTGCACTCGGCCGCGGCGAGCGTCCCGAGGGCGCTGCGCCACGACGCCGGGTCCGTGGCCGACCACGTGGTGCGCACCGTGCTGCCCGAGGGAAACGGCCGCGCGGACGCCACCGAGGACGTGGTCGTGCTCGCGGCCCGCTTCGACTGAGCCGCCCGCTCCCCTTCGCCCGCACGCCTTTCGTGTAATTCGTGTAAGAGGTCTTCCGGCCCTGGGCCCCCTTCCGTACGCCCGTACGATGGAGGGGGTCCAGTGTCGTATCAAGGAGAGACAAGTCGTGTCTGAGGAGTTCATCCCGGAGACCCCGGAGACCGAAGAGGCAGAGCCGGTCAAGCAGCGGAAGAACGGCCTGTACCCGGGCGTCTCCGATGAGCTCGCCGAGAACATGAAGTCCGGCTGGGCCGACACCGAGCTGCGCGGCCTGGAGCCGATCGCCCAGGCCGGTCACACCGCCGACCGCCGCGCCGCGCTCTCCGCGCGCTTCCCCGGCGAGCGGCTGGTCATTCCGGCGGGCCGGCTGAAGACCCGTTCCAATGACACCGAGTACGCCTTCCGCCCCTCCACCGAGTACGCGTACCTCACCGGCGACCGGACGCAGGACGGCGTCCTCGTCCTGGAGCCGAAGGGCGACGGCCACGAGGCGACGCTGTACCTGCTGCCGCGCTCCAACCGCGAGAACGGCGAGTTCTGGCTCGACGGCCAGGGCGAGCTGTGGGTCGGCCGCCGCCACTCCCTCACCGAGGCCGAGCAGCTGCTCGGCATCCCGGCGAAGGACGTGCGCGAGCTGCCCGCCGCGCTGACCGAGGCCACCGGCCCGGTCCGCAACGTCCGCGGCCACGACGCCGGCATCGACGCCGCGCTCACGGACAAGGTGACCGCCGAGCGCGACGAGGAGCTGCGGGTCCACCTCTCCGAGGCACGCCTCGTGAAGGACGCGTTCGAGATCGCCGAGCTGGAGAAGGCCTGCGACATCACCGCGCGCGGCTTCGAGGACGTCGTGAAGGTCCTCGACAAGGCCGAGGCCACCAGCGAGCGCTACATCGAGGGAACGTTCTTCCTCCGCGCCCGCGTCGAGGGCAACGACATCGGCTACGGCTCGATCTGCGCCGCGGGCCCGCACGCCACCACCCTGCACTGGGTGCGCAACGACGGCGCGGTGCGTGAGGGCGAGCTGCTGCTGCTGGACGCCGGGGTGGAGACCAACGACCTCTACACCGCCGATGTGACCCGCACCCTTCCCATCAGCGGCACGTTCACGCCGTTCCAGCGGAAGATCTACGACGCGGTGTACGAGGCGCAGGAGGCCGGGATCGCCGCCGTGAAGCCGGGCGCCGACTTCCGTGACTTCCACGACGCCGCGCAGCGTGTGCTCGCCGAGAAGCTCGTCGAGTGGGGCCTGCTCGGCGACCTGTCCGTGGACAAGGTCCTGGAGCTGGGCCTCCAGCGCCGCTGGACGCTGCACGGCACCGGCCACATGCTCGGCATGGACGTCCACGACTGCGCCGCCGCGCGGACCGAGACGTACGTCAACGGGACGCTGGAGCCGGGCGTCTGCCTCACCGTCGAGCCGGGTCTCTACTTCCAGGCCGACGACCTGACCGTGCCGGAGGAGTACCGCGGCATCGGCATCCGGATCGAGGACGACATCCTGGTCACCGAGGACGGCAACCGGAACCTCTCCGACAAGCTGCCGCGCCGGGCCGACGAGGTCGAGGCGTGGATGGCTCAGCTCAAGGGCTGACCGTCCGTCCCACCCGCGCCGGAGGGCGCCCTGCTCACGAGACCATGAGCAGGGCGCCCTCCCGCCATTTCAGAACCTTGTCGAAGCTCACCACCGCGCCGCCGTGCCCCGGTCTGTTGCCGAAGTGGACGTGGTCGGCGAGCTGCTCGATCAGGCACAGGCCCCGCCCGTCCTCGGCGGTGAGCGGCGGGTGCTGTGCGTACTGCGGCTCCGGAAGCTGTGTGTCGTGCTGCCGCTTGGCCGCGTGCTCCTGCTGAGCGGCGTCGTGCAGCACACGGCGGGCGGGGAAGCCGGGGCCCGAGTCGGCCACCTCGATACGGCACTTCTCGCCGTCCAGGTAGGCGGTGACCCGGTACTGGCCGCCGGCCGTGGCGGAGGGTTCTTCCCAGGCATCCGGGAATCCCGCGTCGCCGCCGTGCTCGACCGCGTTCGCACAGGCCTCGCTGAGTGCGAGCGACAGGTCGAACGAGATGTCCGGGTCGACGCCGGCGGATTCCATCGTGCCGAGCAGGAACCGACGGGCGAGCGGAACGCTCGCAGCCTCGCGCCGCAAATGGAGTGACCACCAGATGCTCATGCTCCAGCCTCCTGGCTGCGGCTCGACATACCGATACGTATTGCCGCCCCGCGCCGTTCGTAAGCACGGACGGGGTGTGAGACCGCTCATTCGGCGGATACCCGGATTCGCCACACCCGTGTACCTCCGGCCCACACACCCCCTTCTGCCCGTTCATAACCGGTCCGAACAGACCGCCCCACTCCATTCGGGCGGAAGTCGACCTTCCGGACCTGCCGTACGGGGGCGGGGGGCGCAGTGCGATGATGTCCCGGCCATGTCTAGGTCTGTGGGACGCGCCGGAGCCGGTTTGCGGCTGCTGAGGGCCGCGGTGTTCGCCGCGGTCTGCGTCGCGTTGTCCGCGGCGGGGCACGCGCTGGCCGCCTGTGCGCTCGTCCCCTGGTGGACCCTGCTCGCCGGATTCCTCGGCATCCTCGCGGTCGCCGTACCCCTCGCCGGACGCGAACGCTCGCTGCCGTCGATCGCCGCGGCGCTGGCCGGCGGACAGATCGCCCTGCACACCCTCTTCGGCGTGGGCACGCACACCGCGGCCCCCCGCGTCCCGGCCGCCGGCCAGGACGCGCTGATCCGCTTCGCGGCGAGCCTCGTCTGCGGCGCCGGTCCCGACCGGCTGAACGCCGCCGACGCCCATCGCATCGTCAGCACGGCGGGCATCGACCCGTCGATGGTGACCGAACAGACCCACCAGCACATGGCCGCCGCCTCCGGCGGTGTCTCCGGCGCCGGTACGGCCGCACTCGCCGCCGGGCTGCCGAGCCTGCCCATGCTGCTCGGCCATCTGCTGGCCGCCCTGGCCACCGGCTGGCTGCTGCGGCGCGGCGAGATCGCCCTGTTCCGGCTCGCCCGGCTGTCGGCGCACGGCGCCCAGCAGGTCGCGGCCGGGGCCCGGCTGCGGGCGCTTCGGGCCGCGCTCGTCCTCGTGGCCGCCCTGCGCGCGGGACTTCCCGGCGGGCCGTCGACCGGGCCGCGCACCCCCCGTACCGCAGTGGACGCACCGCGACCGGCCACCGGGGATCCGTTGCAGCACATGGTGATCAGGCGCGGCCCGCCCCCCGTATTCACCCTCGCAGCCTGACGCGACACCCTCCACGCGATGTCCGCGCCGACCCTGCCACGCACCCCACGGGTGCCGGTGCTGGCCGGCGTACGCACACCGCTCGCGCGGGGGATGTGTCGCGATGCCGGTGCGCACCCGCGCGCCGGAGCACCTTTCCTTCGTGCCTCTGTGGAGTGATTCCTGCCATGAACGTTTCCCGCATCGCCCTCGCCGGCGGCGTCGCCGCGTCCACCGTGCTGCTGCTCGCCGGTACGGCCTCCGCCCACGTCAGCGTCCAGCCGCAGGGCGAGGCCGCCAAGGGCGGGTACGCCGTCATCAACTTCAAGGTCCCCAACGAGCGCGACGACGCCTCGACGACCAAGCTCGAGGTCAACTTCCCGACCGACCACCCGCTGGCGTCCGTCATGCCGCAGCCCGTGCCCGGCTGGGACATCAAGGTCACCAAGAGCAAGCTGGCCAAGCCGCTGGAGATGCACGGCAAGACGATCAACGAGGCCGTCTCCAAGGTCACCTGGACCGGTGGCAAGATCGAGTCCGGCCGCTTCCAGCAGTTCCCGCTCTCGGTCGGCCAGCTCCCCGAGGACGCCGACCAGCTGGTGTTCAAGGCGATCCAGACGTACGACGACAAGGAGGTCGTCCGCTGGATCGAGGAGCAGAAGGAGGGGGCCGACGAGCCCGAGAGCCCGGCTCCGGTCCTCAAGCTGACGGCCGCCACCGAGGACGCCCACGGGGCAGCCCCGGCCTCCGGCTCCGACGCGGGCGACAAGAAGGACGCCGACCACGCGAAGGACGAGCAGACGACCGCCTCGGCCGGCTCCTCGAACGACAACACCGCCCGGGTGCTCGGCATCGTCGGCATCGTCATCGGCGTCGCGGGCGTCGCCTTCGGCGTCCTCGCCGGCCGTCGTCGTACCGCCTGACCCTCTCTCGGACCCACCCGCTCCACCGACCCATCAGGAATCAGTGCTCCATGGTTAAGAAGTCTGTGTCGGCCGCGGCGCTCGTCGTCGCGGCCGCACTCACCCTGTCCGCCTGCGGCGGCAGTGACAACGACAGCAAGAAGCCCGTCGCCGATGTCTCGGTGGAGGCGAAGACCAAGGCGGCGACGGTGCTCGACCAGCCGTTCACCAAGCCGAATCTCGTCCTGACCGACACCCACGGCAAGAAGTACGACCTGCGCGAGAAGACCAAGGGCAAGCCGACGCTCATCTACTTCGGCTACACCAACTGCCCCGACGTCTGCCCGCTCATCATGAGCAACATCGCGATCGCCAAGAAGTCCCTGTCCAAGGCCGATCAGGACAAGCTCCAGGTCGTCTTCGTCACCACCGACCCGGAGCGGGACACCCCGTCCTCGCTGGGCAGCTGGCTCAAGGCCCAGGACCCCGCGTTCACCGGCCTCACCGGCGACTTCCCGACCATCCAGGCGGGCGCCCGGCAGATCGGCATCGGGATCGACGCGCCGAAGAAGGAGAAGGACGGCACCGTCGTCTCGATGCACGGCTCGCAGGTCATCGCGTTCTCCCCGAAGACCGACAAGGGGTACGTGCTCTACAGCGAGGACACGACGACCGAGGACTACACCAAGGACCTCCCCAAGATCGTCAAGGGGGAGAACCCGTGATCCGCCGCACCACCCTCGCCGGCGTCCTGGCCCTCTCCACGGGTCTGACGCTGGCGGGTTGCTCGTCCTCGGACAGCGGGCCCGAGCTGAAGGTCATCGGCGCGTTCATGCCGCAGCCCGTCAACGACATGGCGGCGGCGTTCCTCGTCGTGCAGAACCACGGCGGCAGCGCCGACCGCCTCACCTCGGTCACCAGCCCGCTCTCCGACGACGTCTCGATCCACGAGACGAAGAACCAGGCGATGCGCATGGTGACGTCCTTCGACGTCCCCGCAGGCGGTGAGCTGGATCTCGAACGCGGTGGCAACCACATCATGTTCATGAAGCTCAAGCAGCAGCCCAAGCAGGGCGAGAAGGTGTCCGTGGAACTGCACTTCGAGAAGGCCGGCCCCATCAAGGTCGACCTTCCCGTGAAGGAGACCACCCACAACCCGAAGAAGCAGTGAGGGACTGACAGACCATGACAGCCACCGCCCCGCACTTCGGGCCGTCCCCGTCCGCCGCACGACGGCCGCTCGCCGCGGCCGGACTCCTCGCCGCCCTGGTCGGCACGGTGTTCGGTCTGCTGCTGGCCCTCGCGGGCCCCGCATCGGCCCACGCCGCACTCACCGGGAGCGATCCGCAGGACGGGGCGGTGGTCGCCACCGCCCCCAAGGAGGTCACGCTCACCTTTTCCGAGCAGGTCGCCGTGGGCAAGGGCTCCATCCGGGTCCTGGACCCCGACGGCAAGCGCGCCGACACCGAAGCCGCCCCGCGCGATCTGCACAGCGGCTCCACCGTGAAGTACGGCGTCCTTCTGCACACCGGTCTGCCCGACGGGACGTACACCGTCGCCTGGCAGGCGGTCTCCGCCGACAGCCACCCGGTCTCCGGCGCCTTCACCTTCTCCATCGGTGCCCCCTCGAAGACCTCGGTCGCCCTCCCCGACAACGAGGCGGGCGGCGGCCTCGTCGGCACCCTCTACGGCATCGCGCGCTACGCCGCCTACGCCGGATTCATCGTGCTCGCGGGCGGCGCCGCCTTCGTCCTGGCCTGCTGGCAGCGCGGCGCGGGCGCCCGCCCGCTCCAGCGTCTCGTCGTGCGCGGCTGGATGACGCTCACCGCGGCCACCCTCGCGATGCTCCTGCTGCGCAGCTCGTACACCGGTTCCGGGAAGCTCGGCGACGTCTTCGACCTCGACGGTCTAAAGGCCGTCCTCGACACCAAGCCGGGCGCCGCGCTCGTCTCACGGCTGCTGCTGCTCGGCGCGAGCGCCCTGTTCGTCGCGGTGCTGTTCGGGGCGTATGCCAAGCGCGAGGACGCCCGCGAGAAGAAGGACCTCACCTTCGGCCTCTCCCTCGGCGGCGCGGTCATCGCCGCCGGGATCGCCGGGACCTGGGCCCTCGCCGAACACGCCTCGACCGGCATCCAGCCGGGGATCGCCATGCCGGTCGACGTCCTCCACCTGCTGGCCGTCGCGACCTGGCTGGGCGGGCTCGCGGCGCTGCTGGTCGCGCTGTACCGGACCCCCGACATCACCTCGGACGCCGTACGCCGCTTCTCGCGGATCGCGTTCGTCAGCGTGGTCGTCGTCGCCGCGACGGGGATCTACCAGTCGTGGCGTCAGCTCGGCTCCTGGTCCGCGCTGACCGGCACCGGGTACGGGCAGCTGCTGCTGGTGAAGGTGGGGCTCGTCGCGGTCCTGGTCGGGGTCGCCTGGACCTCGCGCCGCTGGACGGGCCGGCTGGCGACCGGAGCCGGGGTACCGGAAGAGACCGCGACCGAGGCCGAGGCGGAGCCCGCCGCGGATGTGGTCGCGACCGCCGAGACCCCTCAGGCCGCCCCGTCCGACGACCCCGAGCGGGCCGCCCAGCTCGCCCGGCAGCAGGCCGCCGTGGCCACCGCCGAGAAGAAGCGGATACGTGACGCGGACCCCGAGCGGTCCGGCCTGCGCCGCTCCGTGCTGGCCGAGGTCGGGGTCGCGGTGGCACTGCTGGCGGTGACCACCGTGCTGACCTCGACCGAGCCCGGCCGTACGGAGGAGGAGGCCCGCGCCTCGTCCCCCGCGACCGCCGCCCCGGTGGCGAGCGGCCCCCTCAATCTGACCCTGCCCTTCGACACGGGCGGCAAGAACGGCAAGGGCACGGTCAGGATGGACCTCGACCCGGGACGGACCGGAGCCAATGTGGTCCACCTCTGGATCGACGGTATCGACGGCAAGGCCATGGACGTCCCCGAGGTGAAGCTCGCCTTCACTCTCAAGGCCAAGGACATCGGCCCCCTCCCGGCCGTGCCCGTCCGGCTGACCGAGGGCCACTGGACCTCGACCGGCGTCCAGATCCCGATTCCTGGCAA
It encodes the following:
- a CDS encoding glycerophosphodiester phosphodiesterase → MARVTQARQQRPSQHPIQVIAHRGASDDAPEHTLAAYRKAIEDGADALECDVRLTADGHLVCVHDRRVNRTSNGRGAVSALELNELAALDFGSWKDREETESPDWDPVPGELTSVLTLERLLELLVETRAAGRPLQLAIETKHPTRWAGQVEERLLHLLKRFELDAPPGDGPSPVRVMSFSARSLHRIKDAVPDLPTVYLMQFVSPRLRDGRLPAGARIAGPGMRIVRSHPGYIDRLHRAGHRAHVWTVNEPEDVDLCVRLGVEAIITNRPKQVLAQLGRS
- a CDS encoding ATP-binding protein; amino-acid sequence: MAVPHGPAGVGQARHRMREQLRSYGVPDSVVDDAVLILSELLSNACRHGRPLGRQSEVGDGDVRAAWRVDRTGGLTVEVTDGGGPTRPVPATPSVTARGGRGLNIISALAERWGVRDDSSGEVTVWVLLNEGHGHTGERPGGGRGNGNGRTAGVTGLPGVPGAAAVPGLDGLDFADAFDDAG
- a CDS encoding DUF5926 family protein yields the protein MAKKRPQTKAGKQQLKDGEIPVVGAREPCPCGSGRRYKACHGRAAVQAVTELVQRPFEGLAGECDWVALRELVPAATVELTLKDGLPEGVPSVTLATVLPMAWPALRRDDGSVLLALQNDTSSGDLSRDLADTLQRALEAEPGSPVAARRVPADGPRLQDLLDPEAPFAPVVHSGFEFWVPDAENATTEVSASLERANDAAIPTALLSGVDAAYWCETPEKNHLRWVMPHPEERLLDALARLHAAGASSLGEGTRLVGSFRAHGLMVPVWDLPSAMGAEECEKPAAAFAERLATALASDAPLTAEERRARGGLTNRQVTLS
- a CDS encoding bifunctional DNA primase/polymerase, translating into MREILGRRRKLRFGRRGGPARLDAALTCATAWQWPVLPGVGLQPAGGRDDRGRGCACPDPECAVPGAHPFDPGLLAATTDARMVRWWWTNRPTAPVLLATGGHAPCALSLPAVAGARALAVLDGTGMRLGPVVATPTRWSLLVAPYTLERLGELLHAQDWVPSSLRFHGEGGYLVLPPSEIGTGQVWWERAPERVSRPGRDGGGPVVAASPWLPDVGAVLDALVEASTGAPDGGSRLTH
- a CDS encoding PP2C family protein-serine/threonine phosphatase gives rise to the protein MLDIALLVRVHVDALVAAQNDMGVCDAIRRNTPVGKPTTMSAPHLPKVAGIDPTVPVSAHTAEPLCEVPAAPGAFIQDRLAGWVSDLTTLHELTERLAGTSTLDDALHELLDAGAALVGARRGLIVFEPSDRRGPVSTIGLGLAHAELGQIETVPRSATSYGRILEGLPTPEGSLTTPDLLGDPGVDPRSREVAARLGYAASYALPITTERTGRLAAAVWFYDEPAEPLERQRHLVGLYAGYAAEHLARLLELERARTDVATVTEELLPTRLPRIPGVQLAVRHQPAPQGGSDWYDALALPEGALGLAVGSVSGSGPSALAAMGRLRAGLRAYAVMEGEDPVAVLSDLELLLRLTEPARSATALFAYCEPAARKILLAGAGHTPPLVIGDRRTEYVETSLSAPLNMLACWEAPSVEIAPAPGETVLLYTDGLLRRAGDSMDRAFARLHSAAASVPRALRHDAGSVADHVVRTVLPEGNGRADATEDVVVLAARFD
- a CDS encoding aminopeptidase P family protein, translated to MSEEFIPETPETEEAEPVKQRKNGLYPGVSDELAENMKSGWADTELRGLEPIAQAGHTADRRAALSARFPGERLVIPAGRLKTRSNDTEYAFRPSTEYAYLTGDRTQDGVLVLEPKGDGHEATLYLLPRSNRENGEFWLDGQGELWVGRRHSLTEAEQLLGIPAKDVRELPAALTEATGPVRNVRGHDAGIDAALTDKVTAERDEELRVHLSEARLVKDAFEIAELEKACDITARGFEDVVKVLDKAEATSERYIEGTFFLRARVEGNDIGYGSICAAGPHATTLHWVRNDGAVREGELLLLDAGVETNDLYTADVTRTLPISGTFTPFQRKIYDAVYEAQEAGIAAVKPGADFRDFHDAAQRVLAEKLVEWGLLGDLSVDKVLELGLQRRWTLHGTGHMLGMDVHDCAAARTETYVNGTLEPGVCLTVEPGLYFQADDLTVPEEYRGIGIRIEDDILVTEDGNRNLSDKLPRRADEVEAWMAQLKG